The Primulina eburnea isolate SZY01 chromosome 6, ASM2296580v1, whole genome shotgun sequence genome contains a region encoding:
- the LOC140833347 gene encoding cytokinin riboside 5'-monophosphate phosphoribohydrolase LOG3-like: MSTSTVSKIKNICVFCGSSAGKDSIYEDVAEKLGITLAKRKIHLVYGGGEVGLMGKVAKAAHAGGSEVLGIIPITLANLTGPIIGEEMQVDNMYERITQMIEHSDAFIALPGGFGTLEEIFHTVCWAQLNIHNKPIGLLNVNNYYDKLLSFLDDVVEQGFISLASRRMLVSATSEGELIDLLQGFSHEPDPFLSQLNWPTSKSKKRKFM; the protein is encoded by the coding sequence ATGTCAACGTCCACGGTAAGTAAaatcaaaaatatttgtgtattttgtggatcTAGTGCAGGAAAAGATTCAATTTATGAAGATGTAGCAGAAAAGCTTGGAATAACACTTGCTAAAAGAAAGATTCATTTGGTATATGGTGGTGGTGAAGTTGGCCTCATGGGAAAAGTTGCAAAAGCTGCGCATGCAGGTGGAAGTGAAGTCTTAGGCATTATTCCGATTACTTTAGCCAATCTTACAGGACCAATAATAGGAGAAGAAATGCAAGTGGACAACATGTATGAACGAattactcaaatgattgaacattCAGATGCTTTCATTGCTCTGCCAGGAGGTTTCGGTACtttggaagaaatatttcatACTGTTTGTTgggcacaattaaatatccacaaTAAGCCAATTGGTTTGTTAAATGTTAACAATTATTATGATAAACTGTTATCGTTTCTTGATGATGTTGTGGAACAGGGATTTATTTCATTAGCTTCGCGAAGGATGTTAGTTTCTGCTACAAGTGAAGGTGAACTTATTGATTTACTGCAAGGATTTAGTCATGAACCAGATCCAttcttatctcaacttaattggccaacatccaagagtaagaaaagaaaattcatgtga